A genomic region of uncultured Paludibaculum sp. contains the following coding sequences:
- a CDS encoding BlaI/MecI/CopY family transcriptional regulator: MPAPANEKLTRREREIMDVLFALGDKASAEDIRERLTDPPSYSAVRAMLVKLEAKDVVRHHEEGLRYIYTPTKSRKSAQRSALQKLIHVFFSGSPSQTAVALLKQETWTDEELDALGAEIEQVRRNRSKS, translated from the coding sequence ATGCCGGCGCCCGCCAACGAAAAACTTACACGCAGAGAGCGCGAGATCATGGATGTCCTGTTCGCCCTGGGCGACAAAGCCTCGGCGGAGGACATCCGCGAACGCCTCACGGACCCACCCAGTTACTCCGCCGTCCGGGCGATGCTCGTCAAGCTCGAGGCAAAGGACGTGGTCCGCCACCATGAGGAAGGGCTGAGATATATCTACACGCCGACGAAGTCCAGAAAATCGGCGCAGCGAAGCGCCCTGCAAAAGCTGATCCACGTCTTCTTCAGTGGATCGCCCAGCCAGACCGCGGTGGCTCTGCTGAAACAGGAGACCTGGACAGACGAGGAACTGGACGCCCTCGGCGCGGAGATCGAACAAGTGCGAAGAAACAGGAGCAAGTCATGA
- a CDS encoding ankyrin repeat domain-containing protein: protein MIATLSELMLSLSNSPGLAIAGKATLILSAGLAGSALAWRSRASVRHLILASTFGSLLALPFVVALAPPVVVRVASLPAHPTRINAGDTSASDVPLSPSASVRQLPVSGPIPSWVAPSLGTVLEATWLTGAAVLLALLALENWRLRRLRRSGLPAPSLDAHLKSQNGRPLLPSRVDLLLHEKVPAPLTCGTLRPAIFLPADARTWKEADLRRALIHELEHVRRFDWATQLLARTACALLWFHPLAWMAWRRLSLEAERACDDAVVLHEEGVDYAEQLVTLARQYAHGAAAPALGMAYRSDLSARVRAILDDRQSRGRAGLSAAVTALALSFVLLVSIAPLRAVAQVAADDREDGVTSADRALFEAAERGDVGEVERLIAGGANVNARLEGDGSPLIAAARNGHDSAVEALLNRGADANLGVQGDGSPLIVAARRGHLSTVQLLLDRGADVRKPVPGDGNPLIMAARGGHVNIVEYLLTRGADIEQVVPGDENALIEACASGHLPVVEFLVRKGANVNARVLAERNLQGQEEWRTPLGMALRNGHKQVVAYLQSVGAHE, encoded by the coding sequence ATGATCGCAACACTCTCGGAGCTCATGCTGTCGCTCAGCAACTCGCCTGGCCTCGCCATAGCCGGCAAGGCAACTCTGATCCTGTCGGCCGGCTTGGCCGGTTCGGCCCTCGCTTGGCGCAGCCGGGCCTCCGTGCGCCATCTGATCCTGGCATCGACATTCGGCTCGCTGCTGGCACTCCCGTTCGTCGTGGCTCTGGCGCCGCCGGTGGTGGTGCGCGTTGCATCGTTGCCAGCGCACCCAACCCGCATCAATGCTGGAGATACATCAGCTTCCGATGTGCCCTTGAGTCCATCGGCGTCCGTCCGCCAATTGCCCGTGTCTGGCCCCATCCCCTCGTGGGTGGCCCCGTCGTTGGGCACGGTACTGGAAGCTACCTGGCTGACAGGCGCGGCCGTTTTGCTGGCTCTGCTCGCCTTGGAGAACTGGCGGCTGCGCCGCTTGCGCCGCAGTGGTTTGCCCGCGCCCTCCTTGGACGCCCACCTGAAATCCCAAAACGGGAGACCGCTCCTGCCGTCTCGTGTCGACCTGCTGCTGCACGAGAAGGTCCCCGCGCCGCTCACATGTGGCACCTTGCGTCCCGCCATCTTTCTACCTGCCGACGCCCGCACCTGGAAAGAGGCGGATCTGCGCCGGGCGCTGATCCATGAACTGGAACATGTGCGCCGCTTCGATTGGGCCACCCAGCTACTGGCTCGAACGGCCTGCGCTCTCCTGTGGTTTCACCCACTGGCCTGGATGGCCTGGCGCCGCCTATCGCTGGAGGCGGAACGCGCCTGCGACGACGCGGTGGTCCTACACGAAGAGGGTGTGGACTACGCCGAGCAGTTGGTTACGCTTGCTCGACAATACGCCCATGGCGCCGCGGCGCCCGCTCTCGGCATGGCCTACCGCAGCGATCTGTCCGCCCGAGTCCGTGCAATTCTGGATGATCGTCAAAGCCGGGGGCGTGCCGGCCTCAGCGCGGCGGTCACCGCTCTGGCGCTGTCGTTTGTCCTGCTTGTGTCGATTGCACCCCTGCGGGCCGTAGCTCAGGTCGCGGCCGACGACCGGGAAGACGGTGTCACTTCCGCCGACCGGGCGCTCTTCGAAGCCGCGGAACGCGGCGACGTCGGTGAGGTGGAGCGGTTGATCGCAGGGGGCGCGAACGTGAACGCGCGGCTGGAGGGAGACGGAAGTCCGCTGATCGCGGCGGCCAGGAATGGGCACGACTCCGCCGTTGAGGCGCTCTTGAACCGTGGGGCCGACGCGAACCTGGGCGTCCAGGGCGATGGCAGCCCCCTGATAGTGGCTGCCCGCCGGGGCCATCTCTCTACGGTGCAACTGCTGTTGGACCGCGGTGCTGATGTCCGTAAGCCAGTCCCGGGTGACGGCAATCCACTGATCATGGCAGCCCGCGGCGGCCATGTGAACATTGTGGAGTACCTACTCACGCGCGGTGCCGACATCGAACAGGTGGTGCCCGGGGATGAGAACGCCCTTATCGAAGCCTGCGCCAGCGGCCATCTGCCGGTGGTTGAGTTCCTGGTCCGCAAGGGCGCGAACGTCAACGCGCGGGTGCTCGCGGAGAGGAATCTCCAGGGCCAGGAGGAATGGAGGACGCCGCTGGGCATGGCTCTGCGGAATGGTCATAAGCAGGTGGTCGCCTATCTCCAATCGGTGGGCGCCCACGAGTAG